One window of the Marmota flaviventris isolate mMarFla1 chromosome 2, mMarFla1.hap1, whole genome shotgun sequence genome contains the following:
- the Mocs3 gene encoding adenylyltransferase and sulfurtransferase MOCS3 encodes MAAPEQVLALQAEVARREEELSSLKQRLAAALLAEQEPEPERLVPVSPLPPKAALSREEILRYSRQLVLPELGVHGQLRLAAASVLIVGCGGLGCPLAQYLAAAGVGRLGLVDYDVVEMSNLARQVLHGEALAGQAKAFSAAASLRRLNSAVECVPYAQALTPATALDLVRRYDVVADCSDNVPTRYLVNDACVLAGRPLVSASALRFEGQITVYHYDGGPCYRCVFPQPPPAETVTNCADGGVLGVVTGVLGCLQALEVLKIAAGLGPSYSGSLLLFDALGGHFRCIRLRRRRPDCAACGERPTVTDLQDYEAFCGSSATDKCRSLRVLSPEERVSVTDYKRLLDSGEPHLLLDVRPKVEVDICRLPHALHIPLKHLERRDAESLKLLGEAIQEGKQRIQEGAALSIYVICKLGNDSQKAVRILQSLTAAQELDSLMVQDVVGGLMAWAAKIDGSFPQY; translated from the coding sequence ATGGCTGCCCCTGAGCAGGTGCTCGCCTTACAGGCTGAAGTTGCCCGGCGTGAGGAGGAGCTGAGTTCTCTGAAGCAGCGGCTGGCGGCAGCTCTTTTGGCAGAACAAGAACCTGAGCCAGAACGGCTGGTTCCGGTGTCGCCGCTGCCGCCCAAGGCCGCCCTGTCCCGAGAAGAGATTCTGCGCTATAGCCGGCAGCTAGTACTGCCAGAGCTGGGCGTGCACGGACAGCTGCGCCTGGCTGCCGCGTCGGTGCTCATCGTGGGCTGCGGTGGACTCGGCTGCCCGCTGGCGCAGTACCTGGCCGCAGCCGGCGTGGGCCGCCTTGGCCTGGTGGACTACGACGTGGTAGAGATGAGCAACCTAGCCCGCCAAGTGCTGCATGGCGAGGCACTGGCCGGACAGGCCAAAGCCTTTTCTGCTGCCGCCTCGCTGCGCCGCCTCAATTCGGCGGTGGAGTGCGTGCCCTATGCTCAAGCGCTTACCCCAGCCACGGCCCTAGACCTGGTCCGCCGGTACGACGTGGTGGCCGACTGCTCCGACAACGTGCCCACTCGTTATCTGGTTAATGACGCCTGCGTGCTGGCCGGCCGTCCTCTTGTGTCGGCCAGCGCCCTGCGCTTCGAGGGTCAAATCACAGTTTACCACTATGACGGTGGGCCTTGCTATCGCTGCGTGTTCCCCCAGCCACCCCCAGCAGAGACGGTGACCAACTGTGCAGATGGTGGGGTGCTCGGTGTGGTAACTGGGGTCCTGGGCTGCCTGCAGGCGCTGGAGGTGCTGAAGATCGCTGCAGGCCTGGGTCCCTCCTACAGTGGCAGTCTGTTGCTCTTTGACGCTCTCGGAGGGCATTTCCGCTGTATTCGGCTGCGGAGGCGCAGGCCCGACTGTGCAGCTTGCGGGGAGCGCCCCACTGTTACCGACCTGCAGGACTATGAGGCCTTCTGTGGCTCTTCAGCTACCGATAAGTGCCGTTCCCTGCGGGTTCTGAGCCCAGAGGAGCGTGTTTCTGTCACTGACTATAAGCGACTTCTGGATTCTGGGGAACCCCATTTATTGCTGGATGTCAGGCCTAAAGTGGAGGTGGACATCTGTCGTTTGCCTCACGCCCTTCACATCCCTTTGAAACATTTAGAACGGAGGGATGCGGAAAGCCTGAAACTCCTGGGAGAAGCAATCCAGGAAGGGAAGCAGCGTATTCAAGAAGGGGCTGCACTCTCCATTTATGTGATTTGCAAACTAGGAAATGACTCCCAGAAAGCCGTGAGGATCCTGCAGTCCTTAACAGCAGCCCAAGAGTTAGACTCTTTAATGGTTCAGGATGTGGTGGGGGGACTCATGGCCTGGGCTGCCAAAATCGATGGGTCATTTCCACAGTACTGA